The Kineothrix sp. MB12-C1 genome includes a window with the following:
- a CDS encoding carbohydrate ABC transporter permease, giving the protein MEKTLKRYFLIFTLPTVAAFAFAFIIPFIQGVYLSFCKFTTVSNATWVGIDNYKTAFSSGQGFTTALGFTGVFTLISVLTINLLAFTIALLLTRKIKGTNLFRTVFFMPNLIGGIVLGYTWQQMINAILYKYETTIVSNAAYGFWGLILLMNWQMIGYMMIIYIAGLQNVPGELVEAAKIDGATPWQTLLKVKIPMVMSSITICMFLTLSNSFKLFDQNKALTNGAPMKKTQMLALNIYETFYGKTGYEGVGQAKAVIFFLLVAVIAVIQLSFTRNKEVEH; this is encoded by the coding sequence ATGGAAAAGACATTAAAAAGATATTTCCTAATATTTACTTTGCCTACGGTGGCAGCATTTGCATTTGCCTTTATTATTCCTTTTATACAAGGCGTATATCTATCTTTTTGTAAATTCACGACTGTGAGCAATGCTACGTGGGTGGGAATAGATAATTACAAAACGGCCTTTTCCAGCGGCCAGGGATTTACGACAGCATTAGGTTTTACAGGAGTGTTTACATTAATCAGTGTATTGACAATTAATTTACTGGCATTTACGATTGCACTATTATTGACTAGAAAAATTAAAGGAACGAATTTATTCAGAACTGTATTTTTTATGCCGAATCTAATCGGCGGTATTGTACTCGGCTATACATGGCAGCAAATGATTAATGCTATTTTATATAAATATGAGACGACAATTGTATCGAATGCGGCATATGGTTTCTGGGGTTTGATACTTTTGATGAACTGGCAGATGATAGGTTATATGATGATTATCTATATCGCTGGCCTTCAGAACGTGCCGGGAGAATTAGTGGAAGCGGCCAAAATCGATGGAGCAACACCGTGGCAGACCCTGCTAAAGGTGAAGATTCCGATGGTAATGTCTTCGATTACTATCTGCATGTTCTTAACCTTATCGAATAGTTTTAAACTGTTCGACCAGAATAAAGCTCTGACAAACGGTGCCCCTATGAAGAAGACACAGATGTTGGCGCTTAACATTTACGAGACATTTTATGGTAAGACCGGTTACGAAGGAGTCGGTCAGGCCAAGGCAGTTATATTCTTTTTACTGGTGGCAGTAATTGCGGTTATTCAATTATCATTTACAAGGAACAAGGAGGTAGAACACTAA